The Acetomicrobium flavidum genome window below encodes:
- a CDS encoding uracil-DNA glycosylase: MCDVEVLASMIKSCNRCDLALNRKGAVPGEGPTGARILLVGQAPFDAEQINGRPFWGVTGSFLRYLLGRGGVKFYDCWRTNLLKCPLPRYGRPKWRQVYACLPYLKEELRLVRPGIIVPLGKWATKGIMHLFGIPRPEKNSMIPQMFGKPLYVEDYIIFPLPHPASLIYRSTLWNPTVDLFEGFGEFLLHELN; this comes from the coding sequence ATGTGTGATGTCGAAGTTTTGGCGTCTATGATAAAAAGCTGCAACAGGTGCGATTTGGCCTTAAACCGAAAGGGTGCCGTTCCCGGGGAGGGGCCGACAGGTGCCCGCATCCTTTTAGTAGGGCAGGCCCCCTTCGATGCGGAGCAGATAAACGGCAGGCCCTTCTGGGGGGTGACGGGGTCTTTTTTGCGCTATCTTCTTGGAAGGGGAGGGGTCAAGTTTTACGACTGCTGGCGGACGAATTTGCTAAAATGCCCTCTGCCCCGTTACGGAAGGCCGAAGTGGCGTCAAGTATATGCCTGCCTTCCCTACCTCAAAGAGGAGCTTCGCTTGGTAAGGCCCGGGATCATAGTGCCTCTGGGCAAATGGGCCACAAAGGGCATTATGCACCTTTTTGGCATCCCCAGACCCGAAAAGAACTCCATGATCCCTCAAATGTTCGGGAAACCGTTGTATGTGGAAGATTACATTATCTTTCCCCTTCCCCATCCGGCATCTCTCATATACAGGTCCACCCTCTGGAATCCGACGGTGGACTTGTTCGAGGGGTTTGGCGAATTTTTGTTACATGAGCTTAATTAG
- a CDS encoding ABC transporter permease, with amino-acid sequence MRIKIEKRFYITKWQETLIISASIVLAFFSGAVVLHFLGVSPLEAYGMMIKGSLSDFYGISETVAKTIPLTMCSLAVALSFTMVVWNIGAEGQFVLGALACTALVRYMDIDNPLIMLAAMGIVASIAGGLWGGFAGFLKAKWNVNEIITTLMMNYIAILLLQYFVYGSWRDPTSLGFPMTPLFPEGARLPQFFGTRIHAGIFFALVLAVLIWVVVRKGVWGYEIRVSGQNPKAADYAGIRSARNVMLVMFISGAIAGLAGMAEMAGLHRRLQPGFAIGYGYTAIIIAWLARLHPVTIIFVSFLFGALFVGGENLQIAMRLPLSSVQILQGLILFFLLGGEFFRNYRISLTFKKR; translated from the coding sequence ATGAGGATAAAGATCGAAAAGCGCTTTTATATAACCAAATGGCAAGAGACCCTTATAATTTCGGCATCGATCGTCCTTGCCTTCTTCAGTGGAGCAGTGGTGTTGCACTTCTTGGGCGTCTCCCCCCTTGAGGCCTACGGGATGATGATAAAGGGGTCGCTAAGTGACTTTTACGGGATCAGCGAGACGGTGGCAAAGACCATTCCCCTTACCATGTGCTCCCTTGCCGTTGCACTTTCCTTTACCATGGTGGTCTGGAACATAGGAGCCGAGGGTCAATTCGTCTTGGGGGCTTTGGCCTGTACGGCCTTGGTCAGGTACATGGATATCGATAATCCCTTGATAATGTTGGCGGCCATGGGGATCGTCGCTTCCATTGCAGGGGGGCTCTGGGGCGGCTTTGCGGGGTTTTTAAAGGCCAAGTGGAACGTCAACGAGATCATAACGACCTTGATGATGAACTATATCGCCATACTTTTGCTCCAGTATTTCGTCTACGGGTCGTGGCGAGATCCGACCAGCCTGGGTTTTCCCATGACGCCCCTTTTCCCTGAGGGCGCCCGCCTTCCGCAATTTTTCGGTACTCGAATCCATGCCGGCATATTTTTTGCTCTAGTCCTTGCAGTTCTCATTTGGGTGGTCGTAAGGAAAGGCGTATGGGGCTACGAAATAAGGGTCAGCGGACAAAATCCTAAGGCAGCAGATTATGCCGGCATAAGGTCTGCACGAAACGTTATGTTGGTGATGTTCATATCCGGTGCCATAGCCGGGCTTGCCGGAATGGCCGAAATGGCGGGTCTGCACAGGCGTTTGCAGCCCGGATTTGCGATCGGCTACGGATACACGGCCATAATAATTGCCTGGCTTGCAAGGCTTCATCCCGTCACGATAATTTTCGTCTCCTTTTTGTTTGGAGCCCTCTTCGTTGGCGGAGAGAACCTGCAAATTGCCATGCGCCTTCCCCTTTCGAGCGTCCAGATACTCCAGGGATTAATATTGTTTTTCCTGCTGGGAGGGGAGTTCTTCAGGAACTACAGAATAAGCCTTACTTTCAAGAAGAGGTGA
- a CDS encoding HAD family hydrolase: MRDNKEYSVAMFDFGGVVAEEGFIEGMKAIAGKYGLDPEGVLDTATDILYESGYICGRVPEAVFWAAFKRRFSLGEVSDEDLRNEVLKRFVLRDWMLELIQRLRDDGFKAVLLTDQTNWVEEVNEETPFYDRFDHVFNSYRLGKCKRDGSIFDDVLKVLQVDPDRIIFVDDKDENIKLAERLGIRGILYVDKDSFLKELCSRLPELEGKVIC, from the coding sequence TTGCGTGACAATAAAGAATATTCTGTCGCAATGTTTGACTTCGGCGGCGTCGTTGCCGAGGAGGGATTCATAGAGGGTATGAAGGCAATTGCCGGGAAATACGGTCTGGATCCTGAAGGTGTGCTTGATACCGCCACCGATATACTCTACGAATCGGGATACATCTGTGGCAGAGTGCCGGAGGCAGTATTTTGGGCTGCCTTCAAAAGGAGATTTAGCCTTGGCGAGGTATCCGACGAAGATTTGCGAAACGAGGTCTTGAAGAGGTTCGTTTTGAGGGATTGGATGCTGGAATTGATCCAAAGGCTTCGTGATGACGGCTTTAAAGCGGTATTGCTCACGGACCAGACAAATTGGGTGGAAGAGGTAAACGAAGAGACGCCCTTCTACGACAGGTTCGATCATGTCTTTAACAGCTACAGATTAGGCAAGTGCAAGCGCGACGGTAGCATATTTGATGATGTTTTGAAAGTTTTGCAGGTCGATCCGGATCGTATAATTTTCGTGGATGACAAAGATGAAAATATTAAATTGGCCGAAAGGTTGGGCATAAGGGGCATCCTTTACGTCGATAAGGACAGTTTCCTAAAGGAGCTTTGCTCCCGCTTGCCTGAGCTTGAGGGCAAGGTGATATGCTAG
- a CDS encoding TenA family protein, with the protein MPEGLSKTLWEENMDIAMSCLNHPFVRGIASGNLPKDRFNWYVGQDYFYLQAFAKAFCLAVVKAPDVEGMKAFHELAGGALGEMSLHIGFEEKLGANVKAVIPSRATRMYTDFLLATAWERDAGLIAAATTPCNRLYAWLGQNLMKGANKDNPYIDWILTYSSKSFEELAQKTEMLIDRYAKDDDITRSIYRYAMICEYEFFDAAWKHD; encoded by the coding sequence GTGCCCGAAGGACTCTCCAAGACGCTTTGGGAAGAAAACATGGATATTGCCATGTCATGCTTAAACCATCCCTTTGTCCGAGGGATAGCTTCAGGCAATTTGCCCAAGGATAGGTTCAACTGGTACGTGGGACAGGATTACTTTTACCTTCAGGCCTTCGCGAAGGCCTTCTGCCTCGCCGTGGTCAAGGCACCCGACGTGGAGGGAATGAAGGCATTTCACGAGCTGGCCGGAGGAGCATTGGGCGAGATGAGCCTTCATATAGGATTTGAAGAAAAATTGGGCGCCAACGTCAAAGCGGTCATCCCAAGCAGGGCGACGCGCATGTATACCGACTTTTTGCTGGCCACGGCATGGGAAAGGGATGCCGGCTTAATTGCTGCGGCCACTACGCCCTGTAACCGCCTATATGCATGGCTGGGCCAAAACCTCATGAAGGGCGCAAACAAGGACAACCCCTACATCGACTGGATATTGACTTATTCAAGCAAATCCTTCGAGGAGCTTGCCCAAAAGACGGAGATGCTCATCGACCGCTACGCCAAGGACGACGACATAACGCGCTCCATCTATCGCTACGCCATGATATGTGAGTATGAGTTTTTCGACGCAGCATGGAAGCATGACTAA
- a CDS encoding FprA family A-type flavoprotein, with product MNNAVEVAKGIYWVGVNDKETDLFEALWPLPRGVAYNSYLVTGEKVALIDTVKAFFLTDLVSKVKRLLGEDKPIDYLVVNHMEPDHSGSIKILKTLYPGLKIICNGQTVKMLENFYSVTDDIVQIKDGEEIDLGGHVLKFFLTPMVHWPETMMTYDKATKTLFSCDAFGGFGCLEGGIFDDEVDMSYYEGEILRYFSNIVGRYSDQVQAAIAKLGGVDIKIVAPSHGPIHRSKPEHIIRLYDRWSRHETECGAVIVYGSMYGNTAKLANAAARELAREEINHIIVHDAARDHVSFIIRDIWRYRGLILASCTYNTMPFPPIADLMAHLENKKMKNRLIGIMGNYTWSPGIMKRLKDFAQTSGKWGLLSPEVVIQSSPKDEDYAKAAELGKNMAQRLKACQ from the coding sequence ATGAATAACGCAGTAGAGGTCGCAAAGGGCATTTACTGGGTGGGGGTTAATGACAAAGAGACGGACCTGTTCGAGGCGTTGTGGCCTCTTCCAAGAGGGGTTGCCTACAATTCCTATCTGGTCACTGGCGAAAAGGTTGCGCTCATAGATACCGTTAAGGCTTTCTTTCTCACCGACCTTGTTTCCAAGGTCAAGCGCCTTCTTGGAGAGGACAAGCCCATAGATTACCTTGTGGTAAATCATATGGAGCCCGATCACTCGGGATCCATAAAGATCTTGAAGACCTTATATCCCGGCCTTAAGATCATCTGCAACGGTCAGACGGTAAAGATGCTGGAAAACTTTTACTCGGTGACCGACGATATCGTCCAGATCAAGGACGGGGAGGAGATCGACTTAGGAGGGCATGTGCTAAAGTTCTTTTTGACCCCCATGGTCCATTGGCCGGAGACCATGATGACCTACGATAAGGCCACCAAGACATTGTTTTCCTGCGACGCCTTCGGCGGTTTCGGCTGCCTGGAAGGCGGCATCTTCGACGATGAGGTCGACATGTCTTATTATGAGGGAGAGATATTGAGATATTTTTCGAACATAGTGGGTCGTTACTCCGACCAGGTGCAGGCAGCTATCGCCAAATTGGGCGGCGTGGATATCAAGATAGTTGCCCCTTCCCACGGCCCCATACACAGGAGCAAGCCTGAGCACATAATCAGGCTTTACGACAGATGGAGCCGCCATGAGACGGAATGTGGAGCGGTGATAGTTTACGGATCGATGTACGGAAACACTGCAAAATTGGCAAACGCTGCTGCCAGGGAGCTTGCAAGGGAGGAAATAAATCACATTATAGTGCACGATGCAGCCAGGGATCATGTCTCTTTCATCATTCGCGACATATGGCGTTACAGAGGCCTGATTCTGGCCTCCTGCACGTACAATACGATGCCCTTTCCCCCCATAGCGGACTTGATGGCACACCTTGAGAACAAGAAGATGAAAAATCGCCTCATAGGCATCATGGGCAATTACACCTGGAGTCCCGGCATCATGAAGAGGCTGAAGGATTTTGCTCAAACGTCGGGGAAGTGGGGGCTGCTTTCTCCGGAAGTGGTGATTCAGTCCTCGCCTAAGGACGAGGATTACGCCAAGGCCGCGGAGCTGGGAAAGAATATGGCCCAGCGGCTAAAGGCGTGTCAGTAA
- a CDS encoding ABC transporter permease gives MELIVPILAAAVRSGTPILYATLGEIITEKSGVLNLGLEGVMLIGAFTGFIVTYDTGSCLYGLMVAFLVGILVNLIHAFLCISLKANQVISGLAMTMFGTGVSSLLGRGYVGETIEGINVLALPGLSSIPLLGPVLFSQDVMVYLSYIMVFVVWFLIFRTKFGLMIRAVGDSPLSAEAAGISVSAVRYIATLLGGGFVSLGGAYMSVVYSHMWVDLMTAGRGWIAVALVIFAIWHPFRAALGSYLFGGVEALQMRIQAGGTTIPAPLLMMLPYILTIAVLVIISISKGKGRFLGAPGALGLPFYREERE, from the coding sequence ATGGAGTTGATCGTCCCAATTTTGGCAGCTGCCGTTAGAAGCGGCACCCCGATACTATACGCGACCCTTGGCGAGATAATTACCGAAAAATCGGGCGTGTTAAACCTTGGGTTGGAGGGGGTAATGCTCATAGGTGCCTTTACGGGATTCATCGTGACGTACGATACGGGCTCTTGCCTTTACGGCCTGATGGTCGCATTTTTGGTGGGCATCCTGGTTAACCTCATACATGCCTTTTTATGTATATCGCTGAAGGCAAACCAGGTCATATCCGGCCTTGCCATGACCATGTTCGGAACGGGGGTAAGCTCCTTGCTCGGGAGGGGTTACGTGGGAGAGACCATAGAGGGAATTAACGTCTTGGCGTTGCCGGGACTGTCGTCCATTCCCCTGTTGGGGCCTGTGCTGTTTAGCCAGGACGTGATGGTCTATCTTTCCTACATAATGGTGTTTGTCGTATGGTTTTTGATCTTCAGGACGAAGTTTGGCCTCATGATCAGGGCGGTAGGCGACAGCCCGCTTTCTGCGGAAGCTGCCGGCATTTCGGTCTCGGCAGTAAGATATATTGCGACCCTTCTTGGAGGAGGGTTCGTTTCCTTAGGCGGGGCCTATATGTCCGTCGTTTACAGCCACATGTGGGTGGACCTCATGACAGCAGGAAGGGGTTGGATAGCCGTTGCTCTGGTCATATTTGCCATCTGGCATCCCTTTAGGGCCGCTTTGGGTTCATACCTCTTTGGTGGGGTAGAGGCCCTTCAGATGAGGATACAGGCTGGGGGTACTACTATTCCTGCACCTCTGCTGATGATGCTTCCCTACATTCTCACCATAGCCGTGCTGGTAATCATATCGATCTCAAAGGGAAAGGGCAGGTTTTTGGGCGCTCCCGGGGCGTTGGGCTTGCCCTTTTACAGGGAAGAGAGGGAATAG
- a CDS encoding Glu/Leu/Phe/Val family dehydrogenase has translation MAVKRRSSHDVLLSTALENFYNAAEEMGLEDDLIEILSRSERRVCVSIPVEMDDGTVRVFDGYRVVHSSALGPAKGGIRFHPQVSLDETEALAFMMTWKCSLAGIPYGGGKGGVCCDPLELSLKEKERITRTFAARIEPFVGAWSDVPAPDVNTGPQEMVWFMDTISKIRGHLDPAVFTGKPVSLWGSKGRNAATGLGVATCALELLRVMGKDPKTATAAVQGFGNVGSFTAKFLHDAGVKVVAICDITGTYYCKDGIDVNKAMAHTQSNPKKLLEGYTQPGLEKRGPEEVLFLDVDVLLPCAMEGTLNKTNADKVKAKYIVEGANGPLTPEADEILKSKGIPIVPDFLANSGGVIGSYFEWCQNLAGFFWSEEEYNQRLVTIMKSNFQRVWEYSKEKNVLMRRAAFMVAIKRVADAVKMRGVFL, from the coding sequence ATGGCCGTAAAAAGGCGTAGCTCGCATGATGTCCTTCTTTCCACAGCCCTTGAGAACTTTTACAACGCAGCAGAGGAGATGGGGCTGGAGGACGATTTGATCGAGATACTCAGCCGTTCGGAAAGAAGGGTTTGCGTATCCATACCGGTGGAGATGGATGACGGTACAGTCAGGGTCTTCGACGGATATCGCGTAGTCCACTCAAGCGCCCTCGGACCTGCAAAGGGCGGCATTCGCTTTCATCCTCAGGTGTCCTTGGATGAGACCGAGGCATTGGCTTTCATGATGACATGGAAGTGCTCCCTGGCCGGCATACCTTACGGCGGAGGCAAGGGCGGAGTATGCTGCGACCCGCTTGAGCTATCCCTAAAGGAAAAGGAAAGGATCACCAGGACCTTTGCAGCTAGGATTGAGCCCTTCGTCGGTGCCTGGAGCGACGTTCCTGCTCCCGACGTAAACACAGGGCCTCAGGAAATGGTGTGGTTCATGGACACGATAAGCAAGATAAGGGGGCATCTCGATCCGGCCGTATTCACGGGGAAGCCCGTCTCTCTGTGGGGATCCAAGGGCAGAAATGCCGCTACAGGCCTTGGCGTTGCCACATGTGCATTGGAGCTGCTTCGCGTCATGGGCAAGGACCCCAAAACAGCCACGGCAGCCGTCCAGGGCTTCGGAAACGTGGGCAGCTTTACGGCCAAATTCCTCCACGATGCCGGTGTCAAAGTCGTTGCCATCTGCGATATAACCGGAACTTACTACTGCAAGGACGGCATTGACGTGAACAAGGCCATGGCCCACACCCAAAGCAATCCCAAAAAGCTGCTTGAAGGCTACACCCAGCCCGGCCTTGAGAAAAGAGGCCCCGAGGAAGTGCTCTTCCTGGACGTCGACGTACTGCTTCCCTGCGCCATGGAGGGAACCCTCAACAAGACGAACGCCGACAAGGTCAAGGCCAAATACATCGTCGAGGGAGCAAACGGCCCGCTTACGCCTGAGGCCGACGAGATACTCAAGTCAAAGGGCATACCCATCGTGCCCGACTTCTTGGCCAACAGCGGCGGCGTAATAGGGTCTTACTTCGAGTGGTGCCAGAACCTGGCAGGATTCTTCTGGAGCGAAGAGGAATACAACCAGAGACTGGTGACCATAATGAAGTCCAACTTCCAGAGGGTATGGGAATATTCCAAGGAAAAGAACGTCCTGATGCGTCGCGCTGCCTTCATGGTCGCCATAAAACGCGTAGCGGATGCCGTTAAGATGAGGGGAGTATTTCTGTAA
- the sfsA gene encoding DNA/RNA nuclease SfsA, with the protein MGSKALINGGFKVCEDPLITGRFLNRRNRFVVQVDMEGCTTFAYLPNPGRLWEILLPGTSLLLVPSKGELPYTVMAARRLGDWVLLHTHLANDVVEHLLRKGFISRFAGAEIVKREVALGRSRIDFLLKMRGEEVFLEVKSCTLFGRHVAAFPDAVTARGKKHVEELATLAGQGRKAAILFLINSAKPEAFVPDYHTDLEFARSLIAHRDAIDVIPIGLSWNDDMTPRLLSEDILVPWDFLKGEAKDEGAYITIFEFDEFHDIEVGSLGKIKLRPGFYAYVGSAARNLTARVNRHSRKTKAHHWHVDFMCEVAKSVLSLPVRTQDDVECALASRLSAISSCAVEAFGSSDCSCRSHLFYFPIHPLRTSKFMDMLIYFRFDRLWDKIKAQGQG; encoded by the coding sequence ATGGGATCGAAAGCTTTAATAAATGGAGGGTTTAAAGTTTGCGAAGATCCTCTGATAACGGGACGTTTCTTGAATAGACGGAATCGCTTCGTGGTCCAGGTGGATATGGAGGGTTGTACCACCTTTGCCTACCTGCCCAACCCGGGAAGGCTGTGGGAGATACTTTTGCCCGGAACGTCCTTGCTGCTTGTCCCCTCGAAAGGGGAGTTGCCCTATACCGTTATGGCTGCCAGGCGCTTGGGCGATTGGGTCTTGCTCCATACCCATTTGGCAAACGACGTGGTCGAGCATCTGCTGCGCAAGGGCTTTATATCCAGGTTTGCCGGTGCGGAAATCGTAAAAAGGGAAGTCGCCCTTGGCAGGAGTCGCATAGACTTCCTGCTGAAGATGAGGGGAGAAGAGGTTTTTCTTGAAGTTAAGTCCTGTACGCTTTTCGGACGTCACGTGGCGGCCTTTCCTGACGCTGTGACCGCAAGGGGCAAAAAACACGTTGAAGAGTTGGCCACGCTGGCAGGGCAAGGCCGGAAGGCAGCAATACTTTTTTTGATAAATTCCGCCAAGCCGGAGGCGTTCGTCCCTGATTATCATACGGACCTGGAATTTGCCCGTTCTTTGATCGCACATCGCGACGCAATAGATGTGATACCTATAGGCTTAAGCTGGAACGATGACATGACGCCTCGCTTGTTGTCGGAGGATATTTTGGTTCCCTGGGATTTTTTGAAAGGTGAAGCCAAAGATGAGGGAGCCTACATAACCATATTTGAGTTCGACGAATTTCACGATATCGAGGTCGGCTCTTTGGGAAAGATCAAGTTGCGACCCGGCTTTTACGCCTACGTGGGCTCGGCTGCCAGAAACCTGACGGCCAGGGTCAACAGGCATTCCAGGAAGACGAAGGCCCATCACTGGCACGTGGACTTCATGTGCGAGGTTGCCAAGTCCGTGTTGAGCCTTCCCGTGAGGACGCAGGATGACGTAGAATGCGCGCTGGCATCCCGTTTGTCGGCAATATCAAGCTGCGCCGTGGAAGCTTTTGGCTCAAGCGACTGCAGCTGCAGGTCCCATCTTTTTTATTTTCCGATCCACCCCCTAAGGACGTCGAAGTTTATGGATATGCTCATATATTTCCGCTTCGACAGGCTTTGGGATAAAATAAAGGCCCAAGGACAGGGATAA